The Micromonospora krabiensis genome window below encodes:
- a CDS encoding alpha-ketoacid dehydrogenase subunit beta encodes MMATTMAKALNTALADAMAEDERVVVFGEDVGALGGVFRITDGLQARFGDKRCFDTPLAEAGIVGFAVGLAMSGLRPVVEMQFDAFAYPAFEQIASHVAKLRNRTRGALSVPIVIRVPYAGGIGGVEHHCDSSEAYYAHTPGLKVVTPATVADAYSLLREAIADPDPVVFMEPKKLYFSSADAELPARAEPFGRAVVRRPGRDATLVAYGPAVPVALEAAEAAREEGWDLEVVDVRTIVPFDDETITASVRRTGRCVVIQEAPGFAGVGAEIAARVQERCFHALHAPVLRVAGLDIPYPAPMLEHTHLPGVDRVLDAVARLQWDDQPDARWVPTHQGSAA; translated from the coding sequence CTGATGGCCACCACCATGGCGAAGGCGCTCAACACGGCGCTCGCCGACGCGATGGCCGAGGACGAGCGGGTCGTCGTCTTCGGCGAGGACGTCGGCGCACTCGGCGGCGTCTTCCGCATCACCGACGGCCTGCAGGCCCGGTTCGGCGACAAGCGCTGCTTCGACACCCCGCTCGCCGAGGCCGGTATCGTCGGCTTCGCGGTCGGCCTGGCCATGTCCGGGCTGCGGCCGGTGGTCGAGATGCAGTTCGACGCCTTCGCGTACCCGGCGTTCGAGCAGATCGCCTCGCACGTCGCGAAGCTGCGCAACCGCACGCGCGGCGCGCTCAGCGTGCCGATCGTCATCCGGGTTCCCTACGCCGGCGGCATCGGCGGTGTCGAGCACCACTGCGACTCCAGCGAGGCGTACTACGCGCACACCCCCGGCCTGAAGGTCGTCACCCCGGCGACCGTCGCCGACGCGTACTCGCTGCTGCGGGAGGCGATCGCCGACCCGGACCCGGTGGTCTTCATGGAGCCGAAGAAGCTCTACTTCTCCAGCGCCGACGCGGAGCTGCCGGCGCGGGCCGAGCCGTTCGGCCGCGCGGTCGTGCGCCGCCCGGGCCGCGACGCCACCCTCGTCGCGTACGGGCCGGCGGTGCCGGTCGCGCTGGAGGCCGCCGAGGCCGCCCGCGAGGAGGGCTGGGATCTCGAGGTGGTGGACGTCCGCACCATCGTGCCGTTCGACGACGAGACGATCACCGCCTCGGTACGGCGGACCGGCCGGTGCGTGGTGATCCAGGAGGCGCCCGGCTTCGCCGGCGTCGGCGCCGAGATCGCCGCCCGGGTGCAGGAACGCTGCTTCCACGCCCTGCACGCCCCGGTGCTGCGGGTCGCCGGGCTCGACATCCCCTACCCGGCGCCGATGCTGGAGCACACGCACCTGCCCGGCGTCGACCGGGTGCTCGACGCGGTCGCCCGGCTCCAGTGGGACGACCAGCCCGACGCCCGGTGGGTCCCCACGCACCAGGGCAGCGCGGCATGA